caaattgcattgtatcgtattgatttgaactaaatgtgtatcgcgtcgtatcacatcgtgaagacggtgaaacatatcgcattgtgtcgccagaaaattccatgtattgtTCAAGTATCACAtcactggtagtgcatcgagatgtgtatcgaatcgtcttcagtGTTGAGATTCACATCACTACTAAGCACATGGCCTAGTTCCCAATAGCGACATCTGAAGGCGCGGGAGGCACACTGCCAGACAGAAGACTGTGTACactaagaaaaataaagaaataaaccgATACTGtgtatattcatttaaaaaagagctTAAATTGTTCCaattttgaggggtggggggggattacGGGGCAGTAAAAAGTAGAACAGTGTCCTGGatatttactgtactttaaACCACAAGTGGTTGACAGAAGCCAAGTACTTAAATCTAAATATTTGATTTGAAGgaaaagttacaaaaaaaacctcccaaTTCCCACACAAGTGGTACATAATGTCcttccaaatatttaaaaatgttctcATGAACATTTTAAATGCTTTAAGCTGCACTTATACTAAAATCAAACTGCATGAGGTGTTTATATGATTCAAGGGACTCTCAAAGCGTGGTCCTTGCATTTTACCTGCCACACCATATTAAAAGGAACACTTGCCACAAATTACAGTGTACAGAAACCCAAGTATTTAAACGCTGCTGTGGGATGAGCCTTGCCACCAAATTCATGTTGTATATTACAGTTCATCaagtagatttaaaaaaaaaaaacagtaattggAGACACCACATCCTTGAAAAAGTAATAGGATCACATTAGTGAAAAACGCAACAGCAATACCGGTACTTATGCTGTTACTTCGACCACAAATTGGATTATGTCAACAAATGAACAAAGGCTTCAAGGAATGAAtggcaaatatatattttaatacggCTGGAGAGTTGTAGTTACtcctttttatccattttcctggaaatgaaggaaaacaaaaattaaaccaCAATTAACAAGctacaacatacagtacaaagaTCACTCTATTCTGCACATAGATCCAGTATTGTGGTGGGTGGTTACATATGAGAGTGTTGAAAATGGGGTAAGCAGGTCTGGCCTTTGCTACAAGCTCAGttacctcaacaaatccagaaaAGTAGAACGTAGTCCCCTGCGTGCTCGCCTGTGTTTACACCCAGGTTCATCTACTCCAAGTGATCTAAAAGCACCTCCATCTTGTGCTACCACCGCTTCCTCATAACTTAGAGTTTGGGAGCCATCAGCACTTTTGGACAGCTGAATTTTTGAGTGGCGTATTGGCTGGGCAGAGTTTGTCCGGTCTTGACTTTCCACTGCTTTCTCATCACCCCGCAGTTCATCTCGCACTTCGATGTGCAGAGGCCTGTCCGGGGCCAAGTCTGCACTTTGACCTTTGGTATCATTTAGGTTCGTCTTTAGTTTCAGGATGGGAATCTGGAGCTCATTTAATGCTTCATCATTTACAGTGTCGCTTTGTTCATTCTGCGCTGGTAGCACAAGTGTCAGGCTGGAGACCGGGTCTTGCTTCACAACCACCACAGCGCTTAGTGGAGTGGGCCACTGGAATTCACTTGAGAGTGAAGTGTCAATCACACTCTCGTCTTCTGGTGCGGCGGCATCTGACTGCATGTCGTTAAAGGCTGGTTTTGGGATAGTGGGTGCTGGTCTTTGCACCATGATCAATGGACCAGTGCTAACAAGTGCATTAGCATCTGTAGAAAAATAAAGTTTAATTTAGTAAGATTATTTGGTGTGTTTCTTTTACTCAAGAAACAGACCTTCAGAGAGATGCTTGACAGACAGGCCTTTACACTTTGCGTTACAGCAATGACACACCTTCACATTGCCACTTAGATCCTCccatctgaaaataaaaattaaaaaacatgagGTGGGGGGGAATTGCGCAAGTATCACCGATCCCAAACTTGTAGCAGGGGAGTTCATTTACTCAAAACAGAGTACCAGgcatttatttcaaataatCATTTGTGTGGAGGGCTGGGCGAGAATTGCCATTTCCACATTGCACTGGAACTTTGTAACCGTCTCGCATTAGGAATTTCACTTCCTTTTAACATTAATGCAGTTGGAGACAACTGCTTTTTGCCGACTTGTTTGGGGCGttttgattatatatatataatttatataatgaatgaatgaatgaatagatatatttttttaagcaactAATGAATGCATGCATCATTTAAAACAGAGGCCACTGTAATGCGATACAATAATTCAAATACCTCGAGTGGACCACATCATAGTTGCAAGATTTAGAGCCACTTGTTATCCCAATGTCTGTGATGAGCACACTACAGTGGATGTACAGCTTcaagggtgtgggggtgggggggggggggggggagaaaaaaaaataacacacatgGTCATTAGGTAAAGAACAAACTGTGCGGTATTTTAATACAACTCACCTCTGAAATCAAATAGGTGGAATTTAGAGCAAACTTCACTTCTGAATTGTCCGAGTTGAGGAACTTGACTGTGTAAGGAGAACCAAATGGGGCTGTGCAGCTACAAGGAGTACGAGCATCAAATCAAAATCTTCCTGATAATGTGCAAGTTGCACCGAAACAATTAAATGGCTGCTCACCCTTTATTCATTATGATTGCATGCCGGGGTTTGGTGTGAAACGCAGGAGATGCAGAGATGAAGCACGACTGGATAAAAAGCTGCTGTTGAGGACCGATTTTAGCAGACACCTGAACATTGATGATTTGGCCTCGCATATAGACGTTAGACTCCGCTGCACTTGTCCATGAGGCTGCAGGACAAACACGTGCTGAAGCATTCAACACAGATTACAATTATTATTTCCATCTGTACTGCACTCACGATCCATT
This sequence is a window from Hippocampus zosterae strain Florida chromosome 14, ASM2543408v3, whole genome shotgun sequence. Protein-coding genes within it:
- the zpcx gene encoding zona pellucida protein C, yielding MGVLEVLWCAFVGHILLVPLTEAAFIPSILPFPYEMASDFNAILNPWSARLPGFGTSADISSVMKAVQVYCDERDLILLVNKRLADVTLHRDEIQLGDGCYSNSELPSQLMFMYGYDQCGTSHDVENGLDVFSNFLHFSPRKVLNTRLTPSTVHFSCLPDRLKEPKLPYHPLAEKSRRFSIQAMDPSWTSAAESNVYMRGQIINVQVSAKIGPQQQLFIQSCFISASPAFHTKPRHAIIMNKGCTAPFGSPYTVKFLNSDNSEVKFALNSTYLISELYIHCSVLITDIGITSGSKSCNYDVVHSRWEDLSGNVKVCHCCNAKCKGLSVKHLSEDANALVSTGPLIMVQRPAPTIPKPAFNDMQSDAAAPEDESVIDTSLSSEFQWPTPLSAVVVVKQDPVSSLTLVLPAQNEQSDTVNDEALNELQIPILKLKTNLNDTKGQSADLAPDRPLHIEVRDELRGDEKAVESQDRTNSAQPIRHSKIQLSKSADGSQTLSYEEAVVAQDGGAFRSLGVDEPGCKHRRARRGLRSTFLDLLRKMDKKE